One segment of Panthera leo isolate Ple1 chromosome A3, P.leo_Ple1_pat1.1, whole genome shotgun sequence DNA contains the following:
- the ASXL1 gene encoding polycomb group protein ASXL1 isoform X1, whose protein sequence is MPQARIQFPHLARLRPVSSPNDYPSPFFTEVLENYSDAPMTPKQILQVIEAEGLKEMRSGTSPLACLNAMLHSNSRGGEGLFYKLPGRISLFTLKKDALQWSRSPAAVEGEEPEDTADAESCGSNEASTVSGENDVSLDETSSNASCSAESQSRPLSNPRDSYRASSQANKQKKKTGVMLPRVVLTPLKVNGAHVESASGFSGRHADGESGSPSSSSSGSLALGSAATRGQAEVARDPAPLLRGFRKPATGQMKRNRGEEIDFETPGSILVNTNLRALINSRTFHALPAHFQQQLLFLLPEVDRQVGTDGLLRLSSSALNNEFFTHAAQSWRERLADGEFTHEMQVRIRQEMEKEKKVEQWKEKFFEDYYGQKLGLTKEESLHQNVGHEEAEIKSDLRVPGESVRPQRGPATRQRDGHFKKRSRPDLRTRARRNLYKKQEPEQAAVAKDTQSVVPDIPLYKDGEAKSDSAEAGGPHLPGMASAAPDPENPEFLTQPVASRTQTDPGDLARASASPDRIPSLPQETAAQEPKDQKRKSFEQAASASFPEKKPRLEDRQSFRNTIESVHTEKPQPTKEEPKVPPIRIQLSRIKPPWVVKGQPTYQICPRIVPITESSCRGWTGARTLADIKARALQVRGARGHHCHREAATTAIGGGGGPGGGGGGATDEGGGRGGGSGDGGEARGHPEPRGAPSTPGECAADLQRTQLLPPCSLNGEHIQAGSAVSRARREDPIALRKEESCPLRRLPDVLTSGLEDASQLPIAPTGDQPCQALPPLSSRTPVPERLVEQPALHLDVRTERESGTTSRESDNEDRGPSLLRENDPVQSLAGGVVLEGGPGQTLDHDSDPTMKHPVNVTPTSTTELSLAGCLQDRQCDDELGLGDSCSPTRESATRQENLTTEALVSDGAAPWVPGLSNDEAVGRPEPDSRGRVPSAEPQAVEEWEKAAPLIPVSAGELTEEGLVPPEHFSLVWTVPLQGCADSAGGHRKPVAGEKLKINGESEALSPHGESTDTASDFEGHLSEDSSEADPSEATVVKRALVADTDEKHDWNHSASLSKVNGDRSLVMRTDSMAPPQSWVSRVCAVPQKFPDSLLLASTEYQSRPTLLGRPGSSMEATNPLVMQLLQGHLPLEKVLPPAQGSSKPESPRLPLMKEQGHGSSLGVGSLQDPLVNSCAGSKTSPRSLRASKELLLPEIREVSTGLARLEPTRAPGAPQKIAKTAPSLDSLYPVTKLMAASGKVEEVDSKEQFSPVSVEDRKEARDLSQRSNSNAAPGRSPGNLTTSRVPCFSSPNVISLDPDQTGQALGNQNGAGGQGKKLFGPRNEAAALQRPRPVEPTPLPADAPPGFPSRKLGPSKNSVSGGVQTAREDWAPRPPPASLGGVKNEKTFGGGPLKANAENRNAAGPGPRELVDHLQGMPFVLDLPFWKLPREPGKGPGQPLEPSSIPSQLNIKQAFYGKLSKLQLSSTSFNYSSSSPTFPKGLAGSVVQLSHKANFGASHSASLSLQMFTDSSTVESISLQCACSLKAMIMCQGCGAFCHDDCIGPSKLCVLCLVVR, encoded by the exons AAGGATGCCCTGCAGTGGTCTCGCAGTCCGGCTGCagtggagggagaggagccaGAGGACACAGCCGACGCGGAGAGCTGTGGGTCTAACGAAGCCAGCACTGTGAGTGGTGAAAACGATG TTTCTCTTGATGAAACGTCTTCGAACGCATCCTGTTCTGCAGAATCTCAGAGCCGGCCTCTTTCCAATCCTAGGGACAGCTACAGAGCTTCCTCACAG gcaaacaagcaaaagaaaaagactggGGTGATGCTGCCTCGAGTTGTTCTGACTCCTCTGAAGGTAAACGGGGCCCACGTGGAATCTGCATCAG GGTTCTCGGGCCGCCACGCCGATGGCGAGAGCGGCAGCCCgtccagcagcagcagcggctCTCTGGCCCTGGGCAGCGCTGCTACTCGTGGCCAGGCCGAGGTCGCCCGGGACCCTGCCCCGCTCCTGAGAGGCTTCCGGAAGCCGGCCACAG GTCAGATGAAGCGCAACAGAGGGGAAGAGATAGATTTTGAGACGCCTGGGTCTATTCTTGTCAACACCAACCTCCGGGCCTTGATAAACTCTCGGACCTTCCATGCCCTGCCAGCCCACTTCCAACAGcagctcctcttcctcctgccagAAGTGGACAGACAG GTGGGAACAGATGGCCTATTGCGTCTCAGCAGCAGCGCACTGAATAACGAATTCTTCACTCATGCGGCTCAGAGCTGGCGCGAACGCCTGGCTGACG gcGAATTCACTCATGAGATGCAAGTCAGGATCCGacaggaaatggagaaggaaaagaaagtggaaCAGTGGAAAGAAAAGTTCTTTGAAGACTACTATGGACAGAA ATTGGGTTTGACCAAAGAAGAGTCATTGCATCAGAACGTGGGCCACGaggaggctgaaatcaagagtgactTGCGTGTCCCAGGAGAATCAGTGCGGCCACAGCGTGGTCCAGCTACCCGGCAGCGAGATGGGCATTTCAAGAAACGCTCTCGGCCGGATCTCCGAACTAGAGCCAGAAGGAATCTTTACAAAAAGCAGGAACCAGAACAAGCAGCGGTTGCTAAAGACACACAGTCTGTGGTACCAGACATCCCCCTCTACAAGGACGGGGAGGCTAAGAGCGACTCAGCAGAGGCGGGCGGCCCCCATCTGCCTGGCATGGCCTCTGCAGCACCTGACCCAGAGAATCCCGAATTCCTGACCCAGCCTGTGGCTTCCCGGACCCAGACCGATCCAGGCGACCTGGCACGTGCTTCCGCGTCTCCAGACAGGATTCCCAGCCTGCCTCAGGAGACTGCGGCTCAGGAGCCCAAGGATCAGAAGAGGAAGTCCTTTGAGCAGGCGGCCTCTGCGTCCTTTCCCGAAAAGAAGCCCCGGCTTGAAGACCGTCAGTCCTTTCGTAACACAATTGAAAGTGTTCACACCGAGAAGCCACAGCCCACCAAAGAGGAGCCCAAAGTCCCGCCCATCCGG ATTCAACTTTCACGTATCAAACCACCCTGGGTGGTTAAAGGTCAGCCCACTTACCAGATATGCCCCCGCATCGTCCCCATCACGGAGTCCTCCTGCCGGGGCTGGACTGGTGCCAGGACCCTCGCAGACATTAAAGCCCGTGCTCTGCAAGTCCGAGGGGCGAGAGGCCACCACTGTCATCGAGAGGCGGCCACCACTGCCATCGGAGGGGGGGGTGGCCCGGGTGGAGGTGGCGGCGGGGCCACCGATGAGGGAGGTGGCAGAGGCGGCggcagtggtgatggtggtgaggCCCGTGGCCACCCTGAGCCCCGCGGAGCCCCGAGCACCCCTGGAGAGTGTGCGGCAGATCTACAGCGAACACAACTACTGCCGCCTTGTTCTCTAAACGGGGAGCATATCCAGGCTGGGTCTGCCGTGTCCAGAGCCAGGAGAGAGGACCCGATCGCTCTCAGAAAGGAGGAGAGCTGCCCGCTACGGAGGCTTCCAGATGTCCTCACAAGTGGTCTGGAAGATGCCTCCCAGCTCCCCATTGCTCCCACCGGGGACCAGCCGTGCCAGGCTCTGCCCCCACTGTCCTCCCGAACCCCAGTACCAGAGAGATTAGTTGAGCAACCTGCGTTGCATCTAGATGTTAGAACTGAACGTGAGTCTGGTACCACTTCCCGGGAAAGCGATAATGAGGATCGAGGACCCTCTCTTCTCCGAGAGAATGATCCTGTGCAGTCTCTAGCAGGGGGTGTTGTACTGGAAGGAGGACCTGGCCAGACCCTTGACCATGACAGTGACCCCACCATGAAGCATCCTGTGAATGTGACCCCCACTTCCACCACTGAGTTGTCTTTGGCTGGTTGCCTGCAGGACAGACAATGTGATGATGAATTAGGACTTGGTGATTCATGCTCACCCACGAGGGAAAGTGCTACTAGACAAGAAAACCTGACAACTGAGGCCCTCGTCTCTGATGGTGCTGCTCCTTGGGTGCCCGGCCTGTCAAATGATGAGGCGGTCGGACGGCCTGAACCAGACTCCAGAGGACGTGTCCCATCTGCTGAGCCCCAGGCTGTGGAAGAATGGGAGAAAGCTGCCCCCCTCATTCCTGTGTCAGCTGGGGAGTTGACTGAGGAGGGGCTAGTTCCCCCGGAGCACTTCTCTTTGGTCTGGACGGTGCCGTTGCAAgggtgtgctgacagtgctggtGGCCACCGCAAACCGGTGGCAGGTGAGAAATTGAAGATCAATGGAGAGTCTGAAGCACTAAGTCCTCACGGCGAGTCCACAGACACGGCCTCTGACTTTGAAGGCCACCTGTCTGAGGACAGCAGCGAGGCCGACCCCAGTGAGGCCACAGTGGTGAAGAGAGCCTTGGTGGCGGACACGGATGAGAAACACGATTGGAACCACTCTGCCTCACTCTCCAAGGTGAATGGTGATCGGAGTCTGGTTATGAGGACAGACAGCATGGCTCCTCCTCAGAGCTGGGTGTCTCGTGTATGTGCAGTTCCCCAAAAGTTTCCAGATTCCCTGCTGCTGGCCAGTACTGAGTACCAGTCAAGGCCCACATTGCTGGGCAGGCCTGGGTCCTCCATGGAGGCCACTAACCCACTCGTGATGCAGTTGCTGCAGGGTCACTTACCCCTAGAGAAGGTTCTTCCTCCAGCCCAAGGCAGTAGCAAACCTGAATCCCCACGACTCCCGCTTATGAAAGAGCAGGGCCACGGCAGCTCCCTGGGAGTGGGATCTTTGCAGGACCCTTTGGTAAACAGCTGTGCAGGTAGCAAGACCAGCCCCCGTTCTTTAAGAGCTTCAAAGGAGCTGCTTCTACCTGAGATCCGTGAAGTGAGCACTGGTCTTGCCAGGCTGGAACCCACCCGGGCTCCTGGAGCTCCCCAGAAGATTGCCAAGACAGCCCCAAGTTTAGACTCCCTGTATCCAGTGACAAAGTTGATGGCTGCCTCTGGGAAAGTGGAAGAAGTGGATTCCAAAGAGCAGTTCTCTCCCGTTAGTGTGGAAGATCGGAAGGAAGCCCGTGACCTGTCCCAGCGCAGTAATTCAAATGCTGCCCCAGGCAGAAGTCCAGGAAATCTCACTACCTCGAGAGTCCCTTGTTTCTCATCTCCAAACGTGATCTCCTTGGATCCCGATCAGACAGGTCAGGCCCTGGGTAATCAGAATGGTGCTGGAGGTCAAGGGAAGAAGCTCTTTGGCCCTAGGAATGAGGCCGCGGCCCTTCAGCGCCCCAGACCCGTGGAGCCGACGCCACTGCCCGCTGATGCCCCTCCTGGGTTTCCCAGTAGGAAGTTGGGGCCAAGCAAAAACTCTGTGTCCGGTGGGGTACAGACTGCCAGGGAAGACTGGGCTCCGAGGCCACCGCCTGCCTCTCTTGGTGGTGTCAAGAACGAGAAGACTTTTGGGGGCGGTCCTCTCAAGGCAAATGCAGAGAACAGGAACGCAGCTGGGCCTGGTCCTCGGGAGCTGGTGGATCACTTGCAAGGGATGCCCTTTGTTCTTGACCTGCCCTTCTGGAAATTACCCCGAGAGCCTGGGAAAGGGCCTGGTCAGCCTCTGGAGCCTTCCTCCATCCCCTCCCAACTCAATATCAAGCAGGCATTTTATGGGAAGCTTTCCAAACTCCAGCTAAGTTCCACCAGCTTTAATTATTCCTCGAGCTCCCCCACCTTTCCCAAAGGCCTTGCTGGAAGTGTGGTGCAGCTGAGCCACAAAGCAAACTTTGGTGCGAGCCACAGTGCATCACTTTCCTTGCAGATGTTCACCGACAGCAGCACGGTGGAAAGCATCTCGCTCCAGTGTGCGTGCAGCCTGAAAGCCATGATCATGTGTCAGGGCTGTGGTGCGTTCTGTCACGATGACTGTATTGGACCCTCAAAGCTCTGTGTATTGTGCCTTGTGGTGAGATAA